One Nicotiana tomentosiformis chromosome 1, ASM39032v3, whole genome shotgun sequence genomic window, CATTCCCAAGCTAATTTGTTATTAGGGGTAATATTTGAAGAAGATAAGACATTTTCCGATTGCTCAATGTTTAACATACATATTATGAAGGATTTCTGCCATTACGTTATAGAGGATTTATCAACTGGCTCAGAGAGATATATAATTAAAATGGCATATATACCTCAAAATTTGTATGATTATATACattaatacatatacattgactATGGTGGCTTACATTGATACAGTGTAAAGAATGAATGAATAAAAATGTGTTCATTTCCCTAAGCAAATAATGCAACTTTACCTTTGCTCCCCAGCTTCAAAAGAACACTATAAAGAAGAAATAGGAATTGAACTTGTATAATATGTTGCTGCAGTATCACAGAATCACCTTCCCAGTTTTGCTGCATCGGACTCATGTTACTATAAAGTTATAACCACCAACCATTCACCTCCAAATCGAGTCGAAAACTGCACCTCAAACCACCTTGTCTGCTCTTAAAAAGCATAGTGAGGCTTATCCAAAATTCTCAGGATGTTGTAAGACTGTACGATTTATCACATGTTATTCCCTCGTAAGGAGTAGTTACATCGACGAATGGTTCATAGTACCATTGCACATGCACTCTGGGACAGGGTATTTTGTCACATCCCTTCCTGCTTTCCTCAATTCTGGCTGACCTAAGGAATCTCTATGCAATTCCAGTATAATTCTGTTGAATTCTGTTTCAGAAAGAGATGAATTCAGAAAATGTCGAAGCATCTGTCTTTTGTTGGGAGTAATAGTCTTTTTGTGTCCTGCATAAGCCCTGTGACCCTATTGTAATACAAATTACAATCACTAGTTAGAGAAAAATCTCAGAACTAAATTTCCaaactagtggctcctcaactataACTAGCAACTGTAGTGTAAGGGACGCGACAATACCTGAATAGCATGTCCCATGTTTCCACCATGAGATGGCATGAAAACATTGCTGTTCGCGGATACTATGTAGTCAAGAGCAGCCATAAGGGATGCTTTCTTTGCAAATGGCTCGAGTTCCCCGGGCAATGCAAGATCCTCTTTGTTATAGAAGTGAGTGAATTCACTTGTCAGTGGTTGCAATGCTTCTTTCCCACCTAAAGGAATTCCTCCTGCCCAATATATTCTTGCACTCTTTGGTGCTCCTAGAGCTTTTAGCAACCTAACCACAGATTGTAAATTTGTTTAAGTAGACAATATTTTAGAAGTGCATAAGCAGAATAAAACTTTTATGAAGGCTAATGCTTACCTTGTGACCTCTAAGGCATTCAAGGGACAGAGACCAGCAAGTTTTCTGGTATGGTAAGTCATGTTTGAACGTGAAGTTAAGAGCTCGGGCCTTTGCTTTCGCTCATTGTTGATCATCTCATCATACTCATGGCTTAAACCAGGAAGACAACCTGTTCTCACCCACACATCCTTCTCCATTCTCAAATGAAGAGCAACATATGGTCCCTTACTCCTCATCCTCTCAGTAAGCTTGTTACCAAGTTCTAAGATTGATGGGGAAAATCTCAAAGCATGAAATGCCACCTACAAGTTCACATATTAGAATTTTGTCAAATTGACAGCTAATGCCTACAGAAACATTTAGCAGTTGTTTTGTTCGAATAATACCAAAACTATATTCTGCATCAATATTCTTGCAGTTGGTGTTGTACTTTATACTACCAAATACGACGTGAAATAAGAATACACATACCAACAATATCTGCATAATAGAACAATGAGATTTAAATTTACCTTGCAGCGAAGTTTTTGAAGATCAGAGGGAAGATCCTTAGAAAGTCTCGAGTCAAGGCCTCGCAGAAGTAGAACACCATCCCTCCTAAACTGCAGGAACATCAATTCAACAATCAAAATCAGTTCCTCTGTAATTTCCCAAAACTTAGTTTCAACTTCAATGCACTAAAGACTCTTcttaaataaaacaaaaaagatGAAAACATCTACATGAATAGTAAATATCCTTATGAAAAAGTCTAAGAGTTGAATTGGTATTTGCGTTTTTGGGTTCAGGTATCTATTCAAGAGTATAGTAATTCATTCCAGCTGCCATAGAGTCAATTTCAAGACTTTGTCCAACTAGCCAACTTGAAAGATACTACTTCAATTTATTCCAAAGACCTCAACTTTGGTATTAACCAAAGAAAAAAACCAATCTTGATTTTCTCCATATATAGAAAATTCAAAAGCCATCAAGTTTTACAATCTTGATTTTGTCCAACAGCTTGGACTTACAAAAGACCATTAATCATACACTGAACCTCAACTACCAAAGTTAAAAAAGAAAACCATTAATCATTTTTCCTTCCCATTTTTagtttattgctttcaataatttTAGGCAGTTGGACCAAACACCTACTAAACCAAAACAAGGAAAGTAACTTGATAGAAAATTGAATGAATCTTTATACCTTTCTGGTATAATGTGAACGAATCCATTCAGGGGAGGCATGGAGAGGAGTCCTTGACTCCTCTACTGGTCTACTCATCACGTGTGTAGATGGAAGTGATGAAACTATTCTTACATCATTTGCTAATACTTCCTTAAAATGATCCAAGTCAAATATATCAGAGAACTCACTGCAAACAAACACCAAAAAGAAACATAGAACATACGTTAAGAAATCAAAAACACCCCAGAATAGCATAAAAATCTAACTTAGACCAACCACAATGTTACTCTATGGAAATAACCAGAATTCAGAATTGCTTCAATAATTGAAGTTTCCAAATAGATGAAATAAGCTTGTCAAGTTGATAAAGTTGCCTAAATTCAGAGAATTAGGCAGGAAAATAAACATTTTCCTAACTGAATGAAACAAAAACAGACCAAAAAGATTAAAACTTTTGAGCTGGAAGCAAAGAAAAATGGTTCAAAAATGAAAAGGAACAAACCTTTCATCACCCCAAATGACATTAACTTGCAAAATGGGAACAACAAGAGCAGCACCAAGAATCCTAGCAATCACCACTGCATCTACAATCTGATTTCTTTGCTGATTCATTCCACCGGAAACCACCACCATTAAATATTTTTTCCTTCCTTTTACAATATCTACACTTGTTTTCCTATACTCTGCACTCAAATCCAAACATGGCCTATAACCCAACCCATCAGGTTGTTCCCAAAACTCACTCTTTTCATCCCCTTCTTCTTTTTTCCCCACATTTAAAGCTCCAATACTGAGCTGAGAAACTTGTTTGTCATTTGAGAATGAGCTCTTTTCTTGTAAAATCTCACATGGGTTTGGTGTAAAAGGAACTAAAGTTTCAAAATTAAACCACATCTTTAACATACCAACAAAACCAAAAGCAAAAAGAAACAAAACCCAGAATCTTGGATTATTGAGCAAAAGCTTGAGCTTTACAGAAAAAGATGGATTCTTTTTCTTGGGAGAAAGTAACAGAGACTGAAGTCCTGAAGACGAAAGTGAATTTATTATCTGAGATGGCACTGCTATGTAACATTGCTGCTTCTTCTTGTTGCTCTTTGACACTGCCATTTTTAACACAAAAACAATGAAAACAAAGCCTTTTTTCTTCCTTTATATATGTGTAAATTGTTGGTGTGTTTAATTTTAACACAAGATTTTTCTCAGAGACTTTCTTAGAAAGTTTCTGCAAATAGAAAGGAAAATAAGGGTGTAAAAGAAGAACGGCGGGAACACGAAATACGATGATTAAATGCGCGTTTGGTATTGGATGTAAAATGGTGGAAGTCAGACAAGGTGTAAGCGTAGTGTCAGatcttttttcaattttttcttagTGGGGAATTGAAGAGCTGAGGGTATTTATATAAGTGTGTGAAGTGGGGGAAGAAATTATTTATTAATGTGTTTAGTCTAACGTCTTGGTTTTTCAAATTGAGAAGCAATTATAGTTTTATTGAAATGACGATATTGCTCTTGGTCAAAAGTAGAATAAGAATTATAAATAAGAAAATCTCAGTCCATGCGTGAATTTCATTCCTTTTTTTTGAGGTGTTGAATTTCTTAAACTACTGGACTAGTATTACTCGTGAAAAACGAATAATTGTGAAGTTGTGACAACGATATGTCTTTGAGTTATTTAAGAGTTTTTTCATTTGTTGCGGAGTCCGGAACCTAAATGTGGCTTTTTGGACttaaatgaccaaaatgagtggaaaaaaaaatattgtgaCCAAACTATACATAGCGcacttttaaagggcgctatacatTAAGTTAATTAGACTGTCAGGTATAGCGCCTTTATAAACGGCGCTATACAtattttgtgggcccaccaataactTTTCTgcgcttaactgacataacaataattcaaattaTACCTCAAAAAATTTGACCCCCCGGATTGGggattgccttatttaaaggcgttaaGGATTTTGCAAAAATTCATTCAGAAATATTCTCAACTCGTgttaaatttttcttcttgttaaattctcaagcattttgtcataatatctgaagagcgaaaagtaagggtttcattatattggggaatgagattgtggtggcgaataacttagtgagctatagtttatctccacagtgtcatgttaagttgccacttacaatggagtacgatagactGGTATCGTTCTTGTGTaacaaaatgagtgtgagcaaacgttcggtgaatcttaaagtaaccggaagatatccgtattctctcactccgcaaggggttgcttgttacgctGAGTTTTAACATCGAGCATGATGAAACTTTGAGttattttttgaggactccggattaACACCGGAATTTTcttttgataaaaatgttggaaatgtacgtgaAACTTGAAGatgttcgcaataatgaggttgcgcaaagcaaggataaccctcagtcatcgggtggttattctggAGAAGTTTTTGCCGAAcaggttccggctgaaagagtttggcctgatttaaacttatctccacgggtgAATGAAGAGCAAGGAAATAATTTATCTCTtactttacataatccacaagacgagtaataaacttcaattttcctttgtgttgcgatatttatttttgttgtattgaatttgtattaacacccATATATTCCACAAGGAATACCGGCCAggtatgaattttacaagttatgaacccacgcccagttggaatatgcgtacttctggtgtgttggatcatggtggtccatccgggagtcatcaccaacaggataatgtccatcatgggatgtcaacacattacgacttgtaagtgaagtgatatagctatatgtaaagtatttatcaatttgagtagctcattattttgttgtttgtgcagtgaaaacgagtaaGTTGAACCTCGTGTCCTGACTCAATtacccgaagacgacatatttaatcagGATCTGACAGATGCACCGAGTCaggaagagaacagtgattatgacaatAATGTCGATGAGTCTgaagatgacacacccttccctgatgagggtgacgATGAGGAGGAAAAGAATGatggacctgatttgacgagggagcatgctcctccccccccccaaccccattagaccaagagtgtacgagtcccaagtgTCGTTTCATTTAAgagagattccctaccttgatcatttgccaagtatgccggatgtggatgccctcacaagggatactaacgaaattcggacagcaatgtgggatgagtcTAGACCAACGGTTCTagcaaagggcatgctttttcctgataaaaCGCGCTTAAGCAGGGCGGCGAAAATATACAGCGTAAAAGAGTATCGTGAGATGACGGTATGAGAGTCAactccggatgtatacaaggttgtttgtcATAGATGGTTTACGAGTTTTCATTGGATACTGCGTGCGAGCAAGAAGAAAACAGGTATGTGAAAAGTGGGCAAATACATTGGCATCCACACTTGtaaaatggacacattcagtgggaatcactttaacttggatgttgacttgatttctcttgtcttgattccacacattgaagcatTCATAGGGTACAAGATCAAATAGTGTATTACATCCGTCCATCAGGAATATGGCtgtaccattaccaaaataaAGGCATTTTTCGGGCGCAAACGtgtgtttgaaattgtttatggtaactgggataatcATTTGCAACTCTACCCAAGTACATGGCTGCATTGCAATACTTTAACCTCGGGACCGTTGTTGAATGGAAACTTGAACGGAGTTCGGGAATACCATAATATATATTCAAATACGTGTTCTGgtcatttaaaccagcaattgatggttttaTGCATTGACgtccggtaatatccatagacggcacGCATGTCTAtgaaaagtatgatattaagctaTTGATCGTCGTTGCAATAGATGCTAATAGAAGTATATTTCATgtagcttttgctatttgtgccaatgaaagccaagagatgtGGACActgtttttgaaccacttgaaagagcaAGTTGTCAAACAACGtttaggtatttgtctaatatctgatcggtaTGGTGGTATTATAAGTTCTGTAGAGAATTTGCCAGCATGGCAAGAAccatatgcctaccaccgttactgtgtgaggcacctgaaggccaatttccagaaggcatatcccaacaaggatttgcatgatttaacgtagatggctgcaacagatcaccgAGAGCATAAATTCTGGAGGCACgtggaatctatcaggcaggaagacgaggCAGCCTAttattggttgatgcgacataagcctgaaaagtggactttgcatgcggatggtggcagaagatggggaattctgattacaaatgtgtcagagtctttcaacgggttattgaagtctgcacgaggattacctgtcactgccatggtgcgaatGTCATTCAAgtagatggcggagaggtttgttgaacgGGCTGCAACTACAACGTCATTGATGGAAAAGGGGTATTgaatttataattatacaatatattaagtattcacatatgggttcgaggctcgatatttgatgcccgatagcaccaagatatcctgaattcttgtatgtgttagttttattaatttatatatagttttattattttacatgttttattttatatgtttatttgttactcacttattttttactataataaaattaaataattaatttttataattatacaagatttaattattaaatattcataaatGGTTTCCAGGCTCGATATCTTGAGGCCCAATAGCACCAAGATATccggaaaatattgttattttctcatgttattttcttacgatcgttgactagaattggacagagtttgtgtttgatctatcagCTATTTTaacgtatttttgggtataagagatacttaaatgattaatttcaataactatagGGATACTACACTAAAAGatactacattttactacgctaaaagggcactataatactagtctttaagcaaataaataatctaaaccagataaaaataacaaatacatttaatcacaaaacattcacgaaaatacatatacagcagtaaaaagtaacttattaatatttttttaacaaataataatgatttcttaatttttacatattttttagcacactaatatcttagtccggataaaaataacatactagtttaatcgcaaaaaaaatacaaaacaacatagaacacgtttaaaacaactaatatgcatttttttATACGAGTTTCGACAAAAACTAAGTCAGAATACCTTGATTTATGttttttgaaaagttgaagatttgaatccgaaacgagcaacccacaaCGAGAGAAGGCTTAGCTAGGATGAGAGACCAAtaatctttactttttgtggGACGGGTGGGGTCCACTCGAATTTTTTTGGGTCGTTAATGGAGGGGGGACCTGCTGGTTTGATTAAAAaattgggggagggggggagagGGGGAGGAGGGGTTTAATAAACTGCGTTATACCTGCACGTCTAATCAACTTCACATATAGTGCtttttaaaagagcgctatatataaTTTGGTCACATTATTTTTTCCCCCACTTATTTAGGTCATTTGAATCCAAAAAGCCCATATTTAGGTTCCTGACTCCTTTTATGCGAGGCTAAGAACCAAGACAAAGTCAATCCTTATAAACTTTGAcactatttattttttttcatttttgagattttggtccGGAGGAAATGGTTCAAAAAATATACTAGTAGTATATATCTAATGAATGGATTAAGAGTGAAAAGGCCGGTAGGAAAAATGAGCTTTTATTTAGTAGAACTCTCACGGTCGTTTAGTATAACGGATAAGTATAAATAATTCTGTTATAAAAATTCGATATCGTCTTATCCCTTGTTTAGTTACTAATCCTAAAATAAGTTATTCCAAGATTAAAAAAGGTACCGAGATAACTTATACATGTCAGATGGTGGAATAATAATTCCAGAATAAGTTATCCCAGGATAAAACAGTAAAATTGACAATCCAGGATTAgtacaacataccaaacagttataaaaaataatatcatgATAATTAATCTCCACATAACTAATCCTGGTATAACTAATCTCAGCATAACTTGTCTTCAAGCCAAACGACCCCTTATTGTTATCAAATTCTCACTGCGAACCATCTCGCTccccaaaaaagaaaataaaatgcaagaaattaaagtttgaaaaaaaagaagttaCCCGAACAAAGAAACTGGACTGGAAATAGTTTATTGTTACTTGTAAACTCAGTCTTACTGAGTTACTGGTTGCCAAATAGCACTAGTTGTTTATGCAATAATACCTAACATTAACAAATAAATGAGTAGATAAGTGTTGCACTAAACAGTTTTAGCCACAGGCAAAGCAGCTACTTTTTAATTTTGCCGTTTTATTTCCGTATTCCTTCACCTTGTCGAAATCTTGTTCTAATAATCTCGTAGAATAAATTTGAGTTAGTCGGATGAATTTTAAATAACGAATGGTTACGCAAAAAAAAATCATGTTCTCTCTCTACTTTCCATTCAAAATGGCGTGAAACATGTTTGGATCTTAGagtccgtttggacataaaatattttttatttttttcgaaaattttttactttttttcgaaatcagtgtttggcaataaaattatcaattttcacttgaaaattaattttgaaattttttgaaaatttgaaaaactccgaAAAActgtatttcaaaatttttcactcagatcactcacaaaaattcaaaaacaacccaaaattatattcatgtccaaacaaaaCTCTacttttcaaataccattttcacttgaaaaaaaaaatatttttttaaaattttataatttttatgtccaaacgcccacttagagTTTTCCAACTTCAACTATTTTAGATCGCAACGTTTGAAACCAAATGATTTTCTAATGTAATCGTcacttaaaaaaaaaatgaaagaatataCGTTTTCCATGCCATCCCTCCACCACCGCCCAactctcttatttattattttttaaatttttttttattgttattgttattgttattattataattatttattattatatctAAACATAtgataaaagaaaaaaactaaGTCATTATCAACTATCAGGCTTAGCATAAGATTAGGACAACTATTGTTTCCTTATGCAGATTTGGACCATTCTAATTAGTCCAAGATACATTATGTAATTATCAATATGTTTATTGCTTATCTGATTACTCCCTCTAACCTAAATATTGTGCAGTACTCTTCCTATTTTGAGATGTTCTAATATTTAGTACATTTTCATTTCCATACAACTTTTATAAGAATTCAAAATCGTTAACCTATCCAACTTTTATGCTCTCTGTGATGTTTTATCAGAACAGTTACGTTGGTTAAGTGACCCCTTTTAAATCTTCAATTGGAAAGGATTTTTCGGTTAGGTGGATAATCATTTTATTACactaaataatatattttttttaaaggtTAAATTTCTTCTTGCTGATGTTTGGATTAAAATCCACCGGTGATTGTCAATCAACCCCTTCTTTGTCTATTATCAACCTATTGTCGATAATCGCCTCTCTTTTTTGTGTCTACCACTTTCGTGATCGATTATCAATCTATAGTCAATAAATCGACCAGTTTCCTGGGCGATCATCAATCAT contains:
- the LOC104116920 gene encoding O-fucosyltransferase 20-like, which codes for MAVSKSNKKKQQCYIAVPSQIINSLSSSGLQSLLLSPKKKNPSFSVKLKLLLNNPRFWVLFLFAFGFVGMLKMWFNFETLVPFTPNPCEILQEKSSFSNDKQVSQLSIGALNVGKKEEGDEKSEFWEQPDGLGYRPCLDLSAEYRKTSVDIVKGRKKYLMVVVSGGMNQQRNQIVDAVVIARILGAALVVPILQVNVIWGDESEFSDIFDLDHFKEVLANDVRIVSSLPSTHVMSRPVEESRTPLHASPEWIRSHYTRKFRRDGVLLLRGLDSRLSKDLPSDLQKLRCKVAFHALRFSPSILELGNKLTERMRSKGPYVALHLRMEKDVWVRTGCLPGLSHEYDEMINNERKQRPELLTSRSNMTYHTRKLAGLCPLNALEVTRLLKALGAPKSARIYWAGGIPLGGKEALQPLTSEFTHFYNKEDLALPGELEPFAKKASLMAALDYIVSANSNVFMPSHGGNMGHAIQGHRAYAGHKKTITPNKRQMLRHFLNSSLSETEFNRIILELHRDSLGQPELRKAGRDVTKYPVPECMCNGTMNHSSM